In Engraulis encrasicolus isolate BLACKSEA-1 chromosome 24, IST_EnEncr_1.0, whole genome shotgun sequence, a single genomic region encodes these proteins:
- the LOC134441876 gene encoding collagen alpha-1(XVII) chain-like, whose translation MDILISSDRNLSGGSSGVETETITSTTTRLTSLPPRGGSGSVKSMSSSYGGAGLEKNTLSQTSSSYYTSSSVGVNAGGSSSGVYLGPDSSSDVAGSGAGGGGF comes from the exons ATGGATATTCTGATATCCAGTGATCGGAATCTCTCAGGAGGAAGTTCAGGAG TTGAAACAGAAACGATAACATCGACTACTACTAGACTGACATCTTTGCCACCAA GGGGAGGTAGTGGGTCAGTGAAGAGCATGAGCAGCAGCTATGGAGGGGCCGGGCTGGAGAAGAACACCTTATCCCAAACTAGCAGCAGCTATTACACATCCT CATCAGTGGGTGTAAATGCTGGCGGTTCGAGCTCAGGTGTCTACCTGGGACCAGATTCCTCAAGTGATGTAGCAGGCagcggagcaggaggaggaggattt